The Rissa tridactyla isolate bRisTri1 chromosome 6, bRisTri1.patW.cur.20221130, whole genome shotgun sequence DNA segment TTTAAGCCTGTTAGCAAACTATGCATATACTTTTATAAACCTAGTGGTTTTCAATGTACAGTAGAAAGCtaaactgtaaaatatttgtCGCTCTGCTGTAATATTGTACAAATTTACAGGTTCTTCATGTTCAGCAGGTGGCAGAAGTGGAATCATTACACCAACAAACTTCAGGACCTAAAAGTCTTTGTGCTTCAGGTTAGTACCTGTTTTatggggggtttgttttcttcttcccccttaACTGCATTTCTTCTTAGTGTAAGAGGATAAACAAGGttgaaaagagcaaaagaaatgtatttttaagacttttcaATCTGAGTACAATACACCTTGTTATGGCAGCATACTATCTTATCATACTGAGATGCTGTGATTTACCGAAGCTAAGTCCTTCCAGGAGAAATCAGTCTAATTGCATCCTGACAAATGGGCAGCAACAGTTAGCCTGGAATTGGCAAAATCCATGTATATTGATTTAAGTGATTTGTGCAAATTCAGTTTATGAAGATTGTGGCTAAGAAGGGAATTCAGTAGACCAGCTTTGCAAATGCAATACAAATGTCAGTTGAAACTGATGTGTGAAATAATTGCCTCTTACCTTTTACTTTTCAGTGCCATCAAACAAATATAACATGACAAATTCACCTTTGTGATTAAAACTTAACTTGCAGTTTAAGTCAAGTTAAAACTTAACTGACCTGGAATTAAGCTAGATCCCTTTTGAGCAAATAATGCATTATCTCATTTATTCTTTCCTAGTAAGAAGTTGAAGCAGGTATAATTTTGGAGATAAATAGGAAGGGTTAATTTTGCTGATTGAAATAATAGTTTACAATAGCTGTTTCGTGTAAAAATCTAGACCTACTAAGTCTGGGTAGTTACAGATCGTGGACTGGTTAAATGGCAGGACTTCACCTTTCCATCCTTCTTGTCTTAAGTAATGCTACTTTCATAGGAAGATACAAGGTTTGTTAGATGGAGGCTATTTATCTACAGAGAAGTTTGATTTTTGTGACAAATGTTTATtacagtgcaaaaaaacccaggctgTTTCAAAGTGTTCCATTTCAGTGGGTTGCTGTAAGCACATCTGTATTCACAGCATTCGGGTGATAGGTTCCCCAGCACTGTCCTATGATAGAACAGTCTTTGCTACATTGTTCTATTAACTCTAAGGGAACAACATGTCAGCTCAGTAAAAAAAAGACTGACATACTTGGGTAAAAGCTTTCATAGAAAGATCTAATTTCCTGTTCTTTCCCGTGTCTCTTGTCTCCCCTTcactccttttcccctttcccagaaGATAATTAACAGGCTTTTCCTTGTATGTCAGAGTTCCTACCTTCATCTTTACATGGCCTGTTTCCCATCACAGTTAAGAAAAGTCAACATGTATCAGCGTTTGTTTCAGCAGTCATTAATGTTGACATGAAGTAGTGTTGAGAAGTAGACCCTGTAGATGTACAGAAGTGCATGAGGTCTCAGCTTCTTGTGGCTTAAAAAGGCAGCTCTTACCAGATGAACTCTGTTAGCTTGCATACACCCTTGCTCATGGAAAAGGCAAAGCGAAGCATGCTAGCTCAGAGCTTCCTTGGGTACAGTTTACAGTGGAATGGCAGCACACGTGCAGTCACTTGCTATGGCTCGTCTGGGAGGTAGCAGTGATGCTTTATTGCCTGGCTTTACCCTAAAGAAGCATTGTCATAGTTCCAGCAACACAGCATCTGTGTAAACGCAGGACAAAAAGCAGACTGAATTGTGGTAAGCCGATCTAAATGGTCGTTTAATTCTATGCTCATAGGTTTGTCTTGTGGCAGCCCTGAAAGATATATATGAGCCATCGattatgaagaaaagcaaaagcatgaAATGCCAAGTGCCCTATCTGAATACGGAATAAATTCCAGATTAGTACTTTAAAATTTATGGTAAACATTTCAATACTAATGCTTCTATTATGAAAGAGATTGTTAGTGTTAACAGAGCTTCATTTATAGTGCTGTATCCTGGACCCTGGTTGACTGTCTTGGGATACGAAAGGAAGGaatatttatctgtatttatGGAACTCACATTTGTAATTCTGCAATTGTTAGGTAACTCTGCATCtatattactttttgtttttgctttgcttttcttacttGGTAGATAATGCTgagtgtgaagaaaaaaatgccaatgaaaataaacaaagtacagaggaaaatatttccaaagcttTACCCATCAGACTACAAACACCCAAATCTTCACACAGAATACATCAATCTagtaaaaaacaaagtgaaatgtCTCCCTTTAGTAAACTctatgaaaaactgaaaaaagagatgaaagtgAAAAAATCTCTGCAAGAGGGAAATGTATCTGAACAACCTGCAAAAGAAGATGGTAAGAGTGTTCTGCTAGAACCAAGTGCTCAAATTAAATCATGGAGTTGTGTTAATGATTTGGGAAGCCtgactaaagaaaaagaaataggcagaagtgaaaatattgaagaatgtaatataaaaatgaagcaagaagCAATCGGTTTAGAATGTAACCAGATCTCAGCTGTAGGAAGTGCAACCAAGAAGAGTTCTACCAGAAGTCCTCGAACTTCTCTTTCAAAGGATGGGTCAAGAGATATTGGTAGAAGTCGTCACTCACAGGATCATAAGGAACTAAGAACAGCAGACGAATCTAAAGCTATTGAAGTTACAACCAAACCCAGCAAGGATAATAATGGAAATGCAGCATTTTCAGTGAAGCAGTGCTCTATAGAAAGGTTGGATTATGCAGATAAAACTAAAATACACAGCTCTGCAATACTGTTAAATGAACTAGTACAAACAACTAACATGACAAATGTTTCTGAAGTAGATAAATATGTTCTGTCAGCGCCCAGAAGGAAGAGTCCTCGGTCTCATTTCATATCACCTACCAAAGAAATTAGTGGAATGAATCCTGTAAGTACTGGTACTCCAACAACTCAACCATGCGTGTTGTTGAAGCGCAAgtctttttcagaaatttcagCTGAAACTCAAAGGGAAGATTCAGTGTGCAGAAATGATAGCCTAAACCAACTGcctttggcagaaaataaatgcttaaaacaAAGACGAAATAGTAAACAACATACACCAGGAAAACCTGTAAAAGAAGAAGTGCTGAAAGAAATTTGTGATCAGGCAAACTTTGGTAACTCAAAAGAGGGACTCTCTGGAACTCCTGCCTCTTCTAATTCCAAGAGTCCCAGAAGAAATAACAGGCAAAGTAAAGAATTCTCAAACAAAAGTGTCCGTTCAGAGACACTGGCTTCAGAAAAGTTAACATCAGAACTGGCATCTCCTGCTAGTCATAAATCTgagtctggaagaaaaagatGTGGACCAAGGACCTCTGGACTGCTAACTGAAAAAGCTTCGGAGACAAATGCCATTCAAGAACATCACGAAAAGACTACAGACAGAAAAAATAGCGAAACTGAAGAAGAGCTGGCCACGAAGGGGAATCGTCAGAAACAAGATTTAGAAGATGCCAGTGTTATAAGGCCTCGTAGATTGTCATCAAAGAGGAGGTCTTCTGGAAGTGCTACTGTACTGAAAGACAATGAGACTGTCTCGGAACTGAATATTTCTGGCCTGTTGGCTGGAGAAGACTCAGGTAAATAATCCCCTGCCTCATTGTTGTTGTACTTGAGAAATTCTCATAGTGTTTTTATGAGAAATTTTCCACTTACTTAAAACATAGAACTCATTGCTGATGTGTTAGTTCTAAAATATTTGTCATGTAATCATATTTGACCATAAAAATACACAATAATATGTATAAAAGTTTACTCAATTGAATCTATTTATCTTTAAGGAATGTTACCTTCTGATATGTTTCCAACTCTAAAATGCACTGTTTTCTATGTGGGTTAAAATGTTGACCTGGATTCTTGGATATATAGAAATACTTTCAATTGTCATTTTTAGGCAAGACAAAAAGAGTAactcagaagaggaaaagtggTGATGTGCTACTTCAGCctgtaggaaaaagaaagagagtgtCTTTTGGTGGTCATCTAAGTCCAGAACTCTTTGATAAAAGTTTGCCTCCCAACTCGCCCCTTAAAAAAGGTGCAATTCCTGCCAGACTGAGCTTACCGTTTGGAAACTCACCTCGTGCTGTTCTGAAAAAGGCTCAGGGATTGAAGCACTTTGCAGTCCAGGTAAACGTCAAGGCTAACGAAGTTGCTAAGACAGTTAAAgtgaacagaatttaaaaattctaagacttctaaaaattaattaaaaattagtaGTAAACCTTGTTAGATGTACATTGGGAAGTGgaaattttaattgcaaattacAATGGTACTTGAAATCAGCAAATTTTAATAAGCATTTTTTGAACTTCTCTGCTGTAGAAGAGGACTCGGTTTACCCTTCATATCTACCTGTCTTTATACAGGAGGTGTGTTTTTATTCACCTCAGATGCTATTGCTCATTCTCATGCATATGCAGGAGTATATTTCTGTTTGTGCTTTGCAGCAGTGTCTACAAGCTCCAGTTTACCATAAATAACAAAATGGAACGGTAGTTTGTCGGCAGACTGTGCAAGCTACTGCTGCATAGTTTGGCTAGAAGTTTGAAAACATTTGCTGTCAATTTAAACTAGTTAAAATGTGTGTAGTGTACTTGATGTTAAAACTTTTTGAATGAAGTAGAATTCTAAAATCAGTTCACTTATTCAAATGAATTTGCACGTGTTTTGTGAGACTGTTTTGAAACTAAAACTAGTTAGaagtttgttttcagagaagGATATTTAAGGCTTTTTCAAATGATCTGATGATATTTTATACTTTTGTATTTACTGTCAGAGATGTAGATGAGCATTTGTAGTTCAGGTGTGTGCATTTtatctttatgtatttattattttttctctactAGGACCTTTCTGAacatttgcagaaagaaaaaatgtcaccAAAAAATTTGCCAGCCCAGAAGTCCCCAGCTGCCTCATCCCCTGCCTCTGGGAAGGCCTCACCTAAATTTACTTCAGGCTCTCCAGCACCTTACACAAAAGGACGTTTCTCTATTTCTCACATCATGACACCGTTACCAATTGCAGAAGAGAAGGATGCTGTTGCAGAAGACACgaatacaaaggagaaaaatggtgCCCGAGTGAAAACACCTAAATCTCCTCGCATTAACCAAGATGAGAAAACCTTTTTAACAGTCACACCTGACAAATTAACAAGAAGTGCACAACTTGCTTTGAAGGTCACGCCCATGAAGAGGAGAAGCGGGGCTGTAGCAGTTTTCAATGCAAAAAGAAGAAGTGGTGCCTCTAGTGCCAATTTACTAGGTTTGTTTCAGCAGTTAATTCTTAATACTagttttaatgctttaaaatacaggaaCAAAACTGAAGTAGGCATATTATTTTGTTATGCAGAGGCCACCAAATGATTGGCCTGTCTTTTGATGGTGGTCGGACTTTTGGAAACAACTGGGAATTGCAAAGTGTTTGTTACATTCTTTCATATTTATGAACAAAAAATACTAAAGGATATATAGAACTGTATTTAGAACACAAATCTTAATGTTCAGAAGTTGAAAAATGGTACAGTTAAGGTTCTTCTTGCAAAGTTAGTTGCAGTAGTGATCATTCAAGTCCTTCAAGTTCAAGTAGTGTTGAACTAAATCAAATTGTATCAATTACACCAACTTTGATTTGAAAATGTGCGCGTTATAGCCATCTagcttcagtttattttcttcGTGCATTTTATACACAGTTCACAACTTTTGTCCATGGACTGGAATGCACTTAACTGTTGATAGTGGTCTATAAcagatataattaaaaaatagaataattgGATGCtaatttgaatattttgaaaCTGAACATTTGAATTTGAATGTTGAACCctagtttgaaatatttttaacagttttggAAACTATGATTGGGGAGCTCTGGTTCTTGAAATTTTTATCTTTGAAGAATCTTACAGATAAGGTGTCTTTGGCATCtgtttttgtaaattaaatcaatttgactctttcaaaatcaaatttaaagCTTCCCACCAACCCCACCATTCACCCAGAAATTTTTGTTACTCTTTACTATCTCCATTATTTGTAGTGTCATTTGAAAATTTTGAACAACATACTACATACAATGTCCCAATGGTGGTCTCatcattaatatttcatgatGAGATAAAATCACAGGCCTTCACAATACTTCCTGGTTAATACAGCTGAATGTGGTGTTAGTCTTTTAGCGAAGTGGATTTATTTTCAGTGGCTTTGGTTGGTCCATTCATTTTAATAGTTGCAGAGTACTTAACACATATTAATGGCATACTGGTTTTCACCACCTCTCTGTAATGTAAAAGTGGTTTTCAATTTCAGTGCATCAGTTTCTTCTGTAATGTGAAAAGAACACCACAGTTCTTAAAAATTTGGGATATCTACTTGTATCCAAAATAAAACTCTGTGCTTCCAATGCTTTTTCAGATAATTTCCTGCATGTTTGGCATTTTTCTATGTATCCTGAACACCCTGGCAAAGTTCTTCTTATTTACTCACTTTTCCCAACTTGCACAGGAATGCTGACAAGAGAATAATAATATCATTTTCCTCAGGAATGGTGTTCCCTTTTTTTAtgtctacttaaaaaaaaaaataattgtttcttttatATGTTCCCTATCTTTTCATAGCCTATTTCTGAAGTAAATGAGGTAGATGTCCGTCCAACTTACAGCTTCATTTATTACGCAGCTGTAACTAATTCCCTGATACATTCACACTGTACTGTGCACAGAATGGTGCTGTGAGAAAGATAATTGGGAATTTCCAGAGTATGTTTTAAGGAGAAGGCGatataagaaaaaatatggaaagtCTGTGTAGGTCTAAATGCTGTAAGCAGTGTAAATAATTTCCTGACTACGAAATTCCTTGAGACGGTGgtgaaagaaaagctggaaagaaaagccGTTTCTCTGATGTTAAATCTCATGCCCCACCAGGGAAAAGTTCAGGTACAGTAATGAAGGAGACTGAAAGGCTCATGGCAATTTTCTGTTGGGAAAAATTACATCGCTACAAAAAGAGCGAGGAAGGAATTGGGTCAGGAATCAGTTCTAGGATCTAACATCTATTTGacactttttgttgttttgttgtggaaAGCCGTACTGGGTACTTGGACCCTTGCTAAACTTCAGTTGAAATTGAGTCTGCCGATTGAAAGTATTTCAGAGAGCACTTTAATGTAGGTGGTGTCAGGTGATCCAACAACCGCTTTCCTGTCGCTGACTGCAGCAAATCCATTGGAGTCATAAAGAAATAATTGCGAACTTCCACTTATACAGCTGAGAATTAAAGTGgttatttctcttttgctttttagtTGCAAAATCTTGGGCAGAAGTGGTAAAATTAGGTGTTGCAAGACCACAGTCAAAGACTGTTAAAAAAAGTGTCCAAAAAGGAAGATCACTAAAGAAGACAACCCAATCACCAaaggtaattttttcttttttttgtttgtttgtttttgaataaCCACAAAACAGCTTGTAGGTATTTTGCTGTACTATGATGTTAAATGGGTGTTGATGTCTTTGTCACAGTGTATAAGAAATGTAGATTTTTATATAAAAGGAATCTCTttgtttattaactttttttcctccttctttctcctttgcagactccagaaagaaaaataaaaggtcatTTTAGTACAGGCCACGCTGAGTCACCTGCTACAATAGTTGTAGGCAGAGCTTATTCCACCACAGCCAGAACAGCTGGACAGGTCCCTAAAGTGGTAAAAAATACTATTGTGAAGCTAAACATGAACATGGACGAAAGCTTCACAGGTAAGTTTTTTAAAGTCTGTTGCTCACTCTGCCAACTGTGTAGTTCTTATGTCAAAGCATAGGCTCATTTCTCTGAATATAATTTATAGGAATGACTGAGATGTTTCAAACTCCAGAAAATAAGCGTGGAAAATCATTACCTTTGTCCACTGGCCAGAAGACTGATTTTACACCAACATGTACTGCAGCTGAAATTTCTGAACTGCACACTCCTGAAGAATCTGGTatgtatgttatttaaaaaaaaaaaaaaaaaaggagatgtttTGGTGTATTTAGGGGTAGTGAGATGTCTGCTACTTGAGAGAGTGAGTAGTCTCAGCCTAGGCAGACTTGATGTGTTGAGATGAAGCATCTGGCAACCTGTAAAAGGAACCATTGATTTTTATCATGtgttaaaagatatttttgtagTTCCAGTTAATTTTTCAGTAGATGTTATTCTCTTACTTGTTCTGTTTGGTATGAAACTTCAAGATGCTGAAATATTGTTTCAGGCAAGTCTTGTGCTGAAGCATGGTGCTTTCTTAATCAGTTGTCTGTGGATACGTCTAAATCCAGTGACAAAGTTTCATGGCAGGGAGAGGTTATTGTGTAACCTTGCAGAAAAAGTCCacttaaaattttcttaaaaagcaTCAGGTTAGAAAGATTTGTATTAACATGGTACTTTGTTGTGCATCTTTTGCTAATAACCTTGCATACCAGTCATTGATTGTGTCCCTAATTAATTCATAattcttcaaattaaaattctcttttattGAGAATTTAGCAAAACTGAGCATCTACTGAAACAccaagaaaaatcattaataaatccTCCAATATTTAAACTAATAATAAtagttgaaatgtattttgttttatttcagatgttgTGGAAGATAGGCTTAAATATAACAAACCTCATTATAACTTCAGAAGGGAGTCcagtaaaaagtgttttctttgaaaagatgaACTAGTATAGTGATCTTCATCCTCTTGAAGATGTCCGTTATCAGCTGTTATTTATCCTGTTATTTATTGCTTTCCTTAAATTGGTGGGCAAGCAAGCTGGGTGAGCAATTGGCTGACGGATCGTGTTCAAAGAGTTacagtaaatggggttacatcaggctggtggTGGGGTCTCTctgggctcaattttagggccagtgctctttaatgtttttataaatgatctggacgCAGGAATTGAATGTACGTTAAgttaagtttgctgatgatactgaactaggagctgtggactcccttgaTAGTAGAGAGGCCTTAACAGAGATCTTGATAGATAAGAGAGCTGAGAAATCACCTGATGtgtgaaatttaacaagagcaagtgctggATTCTTCACCTGGGTTAGGAtaatcctggttatacatacaaaTTAGGGGAcgaggggctggagagcagccccatggaaagagatctcggggtttgggttgatggtaagctcaacatgagtcagcagtgtgctctggcagccaaaagggccaaccatgtcctggggtgcaacaagcacagcatagctagccagcggagggaagtgactgtcccacTCTGTACCgcactggtgcagccccacctcgagtgctgtgtgcagtttggggcacctcaatatgagaagGACATCAAAATATCAGAGTGTGTCCAGAGGTtccttcagcttggagaagagaaggctaaggggTGACCTCATCAAGGGGGAGAGTGGAAGGGGAGGTGATGTCCTCTCTGGTGAGTAGTaataggacacaaggaaatggagtgaagctgcatcagggaagttcaggttggacattaggaaaaagctcttcactgagagggttattGGTCGCTGGAACAGGCTCCTGAGGGAAGAGGTCACAACACCAAGCCTGTcggagttcaaggagcatctggataACTCTCTTAGTCACATGGTTTAGTTtcaggtagtcctgtgaggagcaggtggttggactcaatgatccttatggggtcgcttccaactcaagatattctatgatatagattttgcaaaaatctctttttttttttttttttttttttttgtttccttggtgTCAGAAAGGTCAAATTTATGTTCTTTAATGTGAAAATTTCTGATTTATGTCTGGTATTCCttcaaaatgcaaaggaaagTGCAATAAAAAACTTGCACCACTAGAAATTTTAGGGACAACAGAAAACACTAATTTTATATcagattaaataagaaaaaaataatattttcttatagttgtttttttaaatgtctgctgTGCCTTGTCAAAACTAGTTACCAAATCAATTGTTGATGCACacttttttgtattttggtttgtAGAAGTTACTAGCTTTTTGAATCCATTTTACTTGGTTATACAGCAATTAGAATGCTTGAATTTTCTGTTTAGTTCTTTTTCCAAATTACAAAAATTTACTACTTATTTTAGGAGAGATGATGGTGTCACCTTTATATGGTTCAGATGCTTCAGAACAGAAACAAGATAGTCCACGCATTAGTCACTTTCTGAGAGAGAAGGAGTCTCTAAAGTCTATGTTTGATGCAGTATCCGCAAAAactcctgaaaaaagaaaagctatgctggaagaaaatattagCGTGGACCATTTGTCAGTAATTCCGGAAAAACAAGCATGTCAGGTGAAATCTGGAAGTAAAAGGAGTACTCCAAGGCAGAAGTCGGAGCCAGTTGAGGTCATGTCAGGCATCAAGCAGCTTCTAAGGACTCCACAGCAAAGGTCAGAACTGGTAGAGGCCTTGTCAGGCATCAAGCAGCTCATGAGGACCCCGAAGCGGAAATCGGAGCCTGTAGAGGCCTTGTCTGGCATCAAGCAGCTCATGAAGACCCCGAAGCAGAAGTCGGAGCCTGTAGAGGCCTTGTCTGGCATCAAGCAGCTCATGAAGACCCCGAAGCGGAAATCGGAGCCTGTAGAGGCCTTGTCTGGCATCAAGCAGCTCATGAAGACCCCGAAACAGAAGTCGGAGCCTGTAGAGGCCTTGTCGGGCATCAAGCAGCTCATGAAGACCCCGAAGCGGAAATCGGAGCCTGTAGAGGCCTTGTCGGGCATCAAGCAGCTCATGAGGACCCCGAAGCGGAAGTTAGAGCCTGTAGAGGCCTTGTCGGGCATCAAGCAGCTCATGAGGACCCCGAAGCAGAAGTCGGAGCCTGTAGAGGCCTTGTCTGGCATCAAGCAGCTCATGAGGACCCCGAAGCAGAAGCCACAGCCAGTTGAGGTCCTGTCTGGCATCAAGCAGCTCTTGAGGACCCCACAGCAAGAGTTGGAACCTATTACAGATGAAATTGCCTTTAAAAGATTGCTGACAACTCCAGTACAAAAGAAGGAAGCAGTGGAAGAAGTGGCAGGTGTTACTTTAATCAAGCAAACTCCAAAGCTGAAATATCAACCGGTAGAAGACATGATTGGGGTCAGCCGTATTTTCAGGACACCAAAGGAAAAAGTTGAACCCATAGAAGATATGTTTGGTATTAGTAGGCTAGTGAAGACTCCGAAAGAGAAGTATCAGCCAGTTGATGATTTTGTGGGTCTGCAAAGGCTTATGGCAGAACCCAGGCAGAAATGTTCTGATTTTGAAGTGGACTATGCTGGAGTTACAGAAATGTTTGATATACCAGAGGAAACTaaggtaaaataatttctttagctTTTGGAAGGAATGTATTTAGACCTTGGAGCCTGTGGTTGAAATGAATTCATAAGCCTCCCTGGTATGACATCTTGGATGTTACAGCACTTCAAGTATGTCATGCCCGTAACCTCTTGAGGAGAAGATACCTTCTAGAAAAACACCTCATGTTGATTTGAAAACTGTAAAGATGACAGGTCATTTTCCTTGGTAACTCTGTCCACGTGAATGTCCCCCTGCTAGCAAGACATAGCTTATTACAAACTTGAGTTTgagcactcttttttttccttttttttttttttcctggtcactTGTGCCTGTTTAAAGCGCCCTGTAAATTGCTTACAAACTATAGTCAAATTCTTTCTCGGCCTTCCTTTTCATAAGCAAGGCatatagttggggttttttttgttttgtacagcTGCTTCATAGACTGTAGATTCAA contains these protein-coding regions:
- the MKI67 gene encoding proliferation marker protein Ki-67 isoform X2; this encodes MPLFGNIIVIKRNGTDGITFPLTASSCLFGRRTECDIRIQLPQVSKEHCKIEVNENKEAILTNLSTVNPTQLNGGCFQQPVPLKHGDVLTIIDRSFRFEYPLQSTPRKRRSRSPKDETLQVLHVQQVAEVESLHQQTSGPKSLCASDNAECEEKNANENKQSTEENISKALPIRLQTPKSSHRIHQSSKKQSEMSPFSKLYEKLKKEMKVKKSLQEGNVSEQPAKEDGKSVLLEPSAQIKSWSCVNDLGSLTKEKEIGRSENIEECNIKMKQEAIGLECNQISAVGSATKKSSTRSPRTSLSKDGSRDIGRSRHSQDHKELRTADESKAIEVTTKPSKDNNGNAAFSVKQCSIERLDYADKTKIHSSAILLNELVQTTNMTNVSEVDKYVLSAPRRKSPRSHFISPTKEISGMNPVSTGTPTTQPCVLLKRKSFSEISAETQREDSVCRNDSLNQLPLAENKCLKQRRNSKQHTPGKPVKEEVLKEICDQANFGNSKEGLSGTPASSNSKSPRRNNRQSKEFSNKSVRSETLASEKLTSELASPASHKSESGRKRCGPRTSGLLTEKASETNAIQEHHEKTTDRKNSETEEELATKGNRQKQDLEDASVIRPRRLSSKRRSSGSATVLKDNETVSELNISGLLAGEDSGKTKRVTQKRKSGDVLLQPVGKRKRVSFGGHLSPELFDKSLPPNSPLKKGAIPARLSLPFGNSPRAVLKKAQGLKHFAVQDLSEHLQKEKMSPKNLPAQKSPAASSPASGKASPKFTSGSPAPYTKGRFSISHIMTPLPIAEEKDAVAEDTNTKEKNGARVKTPKSPRINQDEKTFLTVTPDKLTRSAQLALKVTPMKRRSGAVAVFNAKRRSGASSANLLVAKSWAEVVKLGVARPQSKTVKKSVQKGRSLKKTTQSPKTPERKIKGHFSTGHAESPATIVVGRAYSTTARTAGQVPKVVKNTIVKLNMNMDESFTGMTEMFQTPENKRGKSLPLSTGQKTDFTPTCTAAEISELHTPEESGEMMVSPLYGSDASEQKQDSPRISHFLREKESLKSMFDAVSAKTPEKRKAMLEENISVDHLSVIPEKQACQVKSGSKRSTPRQKSEPVEVMSGIKQLLRTPQQRSELVEALSGIKQLMRTPKRKSEPVEALSGIKQLMKTPKQKSEPVEALSGIKQLMKTPKRKSEPVEALSGIKQLMKTPKQKSEPVEALSGIKQLMKTPKRKSEPVEALSGIKQLMRTPKRKLEPVEALSGIKQLMRTPKQKSEPVEALSGIKQLMRTPKQKPQPVEVLSGIKQLLRTPQQELEPITDEIAFKRLLTTPVQKKEAVEEVAGVTLIKQTPKLKYQPVEDMIGVSRIFRTPKEKVEPIEDMFGISRLVKTPKEKYQPVDDFVGLQRLMAEPRQKCSDFEVDYAGVTEMFDIPEETKVRSVNIMDSKQEDTVPPCNNSGHKFEDKGKISQGEDSQQKESTSENQSTQRPTRGRSQKTVHPASAKQREKDLNLKALQDLEKKSTQEEMREISTSPSVTKNEGRGRRTNHCIQEGIISKHPDQEKVETVSLVEPPGATQRTRRGKKKEPELKYPSENLESCGKDSSVLQKELANMKQTLQEYGINDVLETEDDPTIKTVSVASSIQNENCQLQTGVKKPENKSNDGGVEDSEEMLLSLGKRSRGVKKVENTEPPIPPKRGRRARNDQVKEASSEDLHRTTRTLRKDPSAKMIQRDEPTLDKDTETATAGGSENGTKLEIKVTEKRVKTLRSARKHSTEVKPDTCGMANEKIKNIQKTEETSAETDSETQSHITNEIKVSQGNETENAQENTTEASQRLKAESPSGVTNRMPVTALNLEANRNAVQETNRTRSRGGKNGSLAKKADEFDKDVNNLELIAPKIKSETEMDKSPLKDPLSSVCVKNTYQVTKEQNDPAGTSIPAANSDSLARSRQKRTRNEQGIFQPNQTEILQENPAQTNGTACRRGRKVTFEPEEASSKAVGRKRSLPGDDKGTTYKDGQPETSENPLQVRRSRRKLVDSVPHIASSTSVEKQTLIADHSKDEAFEKEQDSASEATHSSAEDNPRRRGQRREVAAASQTSRSLSMRKRHGLLEGDDKKTAVREDQNPALGNETLQGKANASAREKRKKIDLAAEAKSSSSLRRKCGLSETDDKEESADEEQNTPLETVSCAKEKTLGRGRRKATALASHTTNYISLRGKRGLPADNGKEEAPKEDQSVPLQTSDLSVKENQRRTGTRKEMAVLLEDMSSTSIQAKQGSSKESGGKNNYGEEKKLILENSTSQEEMDLSKGNSRKTITSLAVGSTSLQGLPEDTKKETPEEQQSKLLDIAPSAKENPSRVGRKKTLSSKSEETSYTSLREKPKDSGQKRILKEDTSLENNSSQEKTRQLRNRRIKVEFSSEAATSTSSQKNDDLSENGNTSETQNVGLTSTGSKKNNRSGKGKEVNAIQQETSTSRRRRCQLSADDLPSKKSKSENDENRSLQRGKRNKTKEELGKEDVRAARTAEGMDRKTRSSSRTSARTRK